One window from the genome of Musa acuminata AAA Group cultivar baxijiao chromosome BXJ1-4, Cavendish_Baxijiao_AAA, whole genome shotgun sequence encodes:
- the LOC103982240 gene encoding GDP-L-galactose phosphorylase 1 — translation MAPVNQFEDEYAYLKQNTSSEQSKSHQLSLRSIITNVYQLGIPTKTDGACGGLPCSEEGRHSLLDIVLLSQWEDHAWKGHLRYDVSSCQMKVITGGKKFIAQLNENWRSNILMDLEKKIFQSLSPIRSSYMKTHREDVLFCVSSGEKEGSELVYSTVLPKDGILIIANANPVEYGHIFLVPYDVYQMPQFLDKRVLGLMSQITAEVANRSFHIFFDYDASRSLDHKCFQACYFADPLPVELLPTTAIYGNLLTTGLYIGEVADYPLKAVVFVSKNLKALVEIVGEMCSYLRENGTAFSLLISDCGTRIFLFPQVYTLLGYRLSTWECGGYFVYDAKSDFNDVTEVDISKLLASVSLDVYNFKNLMQQCCNAAVKLIL, via the exons gcATTATTACAAATGTTTATCAGCTTGGTATACCTACAAAAACTGATGGGGCTTGTGGGGGCTTACCGTGCTCCGAGGAGGGAAGACATAGTCTACTGGACATCGTCCTTCTCTCGCAG TGGGAGGACCATGCCTGGAAGGGTCATCTTAGATATGATGTTTCCAGTTGCCAAATGAAG GTGATCACTGGTGGAAAGAAGTTTATTGCTCAGTTGAATGAAAATTGGCGCTCAAATATCCTTATGGATCTTGAGAAGAAGATTTTCCAGTCTCTGAGCCCTATCAGATCAAGTTATATGAAAACTCACAGGGAGGATGTACTCTTTTGTGTGTCTTCTGGAGAAAAGGAGGGCTCTGAACTTGTTTATTCAACTGTGCTGCCTAAGGATGGGATTTTGATTATTGCTAAT GCAAACCCAGTTGAATATGGCCACATTTTCCTGGTACCATATGATGTCTATCAGATGCCTCAGTTCTTAGATAAAAGAGTTCTTGGATTGATGTCACAGATCACTGCTGAAGTAGCTAACCGCTCATTTCATATCTTTTTTGATTATGATGCTTCTAGAAGTTTGGATCATAAATGTTTTCAG GCTTGTTATTTTGCTGATCCTTTACCAGTGGAGCTTCTTCCAACCACTGCCATCTATGGTAATTTGCTCACAACAGGTTTATATATCGGTGAAGTTGCAGATTATCCTCTGAAGGCTGTAGTTTTCGTAAGCAAGAACTTGAAAGCATTAGTTGAAATTGTGGGGGAAATGTGTTCTTATTTGCGTGAAAATGGTACTGCATTCAGTCTGCTCATCTCTGACTGTGGCACAAGGATCTTTTTGTTTCCTCAG GTCTATACACTTTTGGGATACCGTCTTTCTACCTGGGAATGTGGTGGTTACTTTGTgtatgatgcaaaatctgattttAATGATGTCACAGAGGTGGACATATCAAAGCTTCTGGCTTCTGTGTCACTTGATGTCTACAATTTTAAAAATCTCATGCAGCAATGTTGCAATGCTGCAGTTAAGCTCATACTTTGA